A DNA window from Naumovozyma dairenensis CBS 421 chromosome 7, complete genome contains the following coding sequences:
- the BNA6 gene encoding nicotinate-nucleotide diphosphorylase (carboxylating) (similar to Saccharomyces cerevisiae BNA6 (YFR047C); ancestral locus Anc_3.563), whose product MYCEAPESKSTTKEELFGEEQPRNKFENLLPINGAWKKDVANWLEEDVPSFDYGGFVVGDHSKTATLYMKEDGLIAGIPFVNEIFKHCEVQFKWLYEEGSFLTPSVQSTEGKLPVAFVKGNARNILLAERTALNVLSRASGVATMSWNFVSAARKVGYKGIIAGTRKTTPGLRRLEKYCMLVGGCDTHRYDLSSMVMLKDNHIWSRGSITEAIKDARNVCGFALKIEVECRSEIEANEAIEAGADIIMLDNFSSEELKICARHLKEKWSQKGKVFLECSGDLKLNTIEEYFCNDIDIYSTSSIHKGTKAIDFSLKLSDI is encoded by the coding sequence ATGTATTGCGAAGCTCCTGAATCGAAGTCTACTACCAAAGAAGAACTCTTTGGAGAAGAACAACCGCGGAATAAATTTGAGAATTTATTACCAATTAATGGGGCTTGGAAAAAAGACGTAGCTAATTGgttagaagaagatgttCCTTCATTTGATTATGGTGGATTTGTTGTCGGTGACCATTCAAAGACTGCCACGTTATACATGAAGGAAGATGGACTAATTGCTGGTATTCCCTTTGtcaatgaaatttttaaacaTTGTGAGGTTCAATTTAAGTGGTTATATGAGGAAGGTTCCTTTCTAACACCATCTGTCCAGAGTACAGAGGGGAAATTACCAGTTGCATTTGTGAAGGGGAATGCTAGGAATATTCTATTGGCAGAGAGAACTGCTTTGAATGTGTTAAGTAGAGCATCTGGTGTGGCCACTATGTCATGGAACTTCGTTTCAGCAGCACGCAAAGTCGGTTATAAAGGTATTATTGCTGGAACAAGAAAGACAACACCAGGTCTACGGagattggaaaaatattgcATGTTGGTTGGAGGATGTGATACGCATCGATATGATTTATCTTCTATGGTTATGTTGAAGGATAATCATATTTGGTCTAGAGGGTCCATTACTGAAGCAATAAAGGATGCCAGGAATGTATGTGGATTTGCTCTTAAGATTGAAGTTGAATGTCGATCTGAAATTGAAGCCAATGAAGCCATTGAAGCAGGTGcagatattattatgttagataatttttcaagtGAAGAGTTGAAAATATGTGCACGTcatttaaaggaaaaatggTCTCAAAAGGGAAAGGTTTTCTTAGAATGTAGTGGTGATCTAAAATTGAATacaattgaagaatatttttgtaatgatattgatatttacAGTACAAGTAGTATCCATAAAGGTACAAAGGcaattgatttttctttaaagcTTAGTGACATATAA
- the NDAI0G00880 gene encoding uncharacterized protein, which translates to MKLSSIILSAATIVGIASAQTSGSNNTGGAAGSNTSNAAAPRVGGVASNAVYAGSVGVVIAAAAAVLF; encoded by the coding sequence ATGAAATTGTCCAGTATTATACTATCCGCTGCTACTATTGTTGGTATTGCAAGCGCACAAACTAGTGGTTCAAACAATACAGGTGGTGCTGCCGGTTCAAATACAAGTAATGCAGCTGCTCCACGTGTAGGCGGTGTTGCTAGTAATGCTGTCTATGCAGGTTCCGTAGGTGTTGTCATTGCTGCTGCTGCCGCCGTATTATTCTGA
- the PRE9 gene encoding proteasome core particle subunit alpha 3 (similar to Saccharomyces cerevisiae PRE9 (YGR135W); ancestral locus Anc_3.499) yields MGSRRYDSRTTIFSPEGRLYQVEYALESISHAGTGIGIMVPDGIVLAAERKVTSTLLEQDTSIEKLYKLNDKITVAVAGLTADAEILINTARIHAQNYLKTYNEDIPVEILVRRLSDIKQGYTQHGGLRPFGVSFIYAGYDDRYGYQLYTSNPSGNYTGWKAISVGANTSAAQTLLQMDYKDDMRLDEAIELALKTLSKTTDSSSLTYDKLEFATIKKGKNDGEVYQKIYKPDEIKELLIKTGVTKKKDDETEE; encoded by the coding sequence atgGGATCTAGAAGATACGATTCAAGAACTACAATTTTTTCACCGGAAGGTAGATTATACCAAGTGGAATATGCATTAGAATCCATTTCACATGCAGGTACAGGAATTGGTATTATGGTTCCTGATGGTATTGTTCTTGCTGCTGAACGTAAAGTTACCAGTACATTATTAGAACAAGATAcatccattgaaaaattatataaattaaatgataagaTTACAGTTGCTGTAGCAGGGTTAACAGCAGATGCCgaaattttaataaatactGCTAGAATTCATGCACAAAATTACTTAAAAACttataatgaagatatacCAGTGGAAATTCTTGTAAGAAGATTGAGTGATATAAAACAAGGATATACACAACATGGTGGATTAAGACCATTTGGtgtttcatttatttatgCTGGGTATGATGATAGATATGGATACCAATTATATACTTCGAATCCATCAGGGAATTATACTGGTTGGAAAGCCATTAGCGTTGGTGCCAATACATCTGCAGCTCAAACGCTATTACAGATGGATTACAAGGACGATATGAGATTGGATGAAGCCATTGAATTAGCTTTGAAGACATTATCGAAGACTACAGATAGTAGTTCATTGACTTATGATAAACTAGAGTTTGCCACTATCAAGAAAGGTAAGAATGATGGAGAAGTTTATCAAAAGATTTATAAACCagatgaaattaaagaacTATTAATAAAGACTGGTGttacgaagaagaaggacGATGAAACTGAAGAGTAA